From Deltaproteobacteria bacterium, a single genomic window includes:
- a CDS encoding zf-HC2 domain-containing protein has translation MSIKHKMIRAMFGLMGLPTCEEVEQFAYDFLEGSLDSSTMKAVERHLKACKNCQRFIAAYRKTAALVKTFQRPMLDPEFKEKLFEFLVQKAGERV, from the coding sequence ATGTCCATTAAGCACAAAATGATCCGGGCCATGTTTGGCCTCATGGGGCTACCTACCTGTGAAGAGGTCGAGCAGTTCGCCTACGACTTTTTGGAAGGGTCCTTGGATTCATCGACCATGAAGGCAGTAGAACGTCACCTCAAGGCTTGTAAAAACTGTCAGCGTTTCATCGCGGCCTATCGCAAGACGGCGGCGTTGGTAAAGACGTTTCAGAGGCCGATGCTCGATCCGGAATTCAAAGAAAAACTGTTTGAGTTTCTGGTTCAGAAGGCAGGGGAGAGGGTGTGA